The following are encoded in a window of Streptomyces sp. 11x1 genomic DNA:
- a CDS encoding glycoside hydrolase family 9 protein — protein MKRRRTTLLALTTLLAAALTALPGGPAQADEVEQVKNGTFDTTTAPWWTTANVTAGLTDGRLCAEIPGGTTNRWDAAVGQNDITLVKGESYRFSFSASGTPQGNVLRAIVGLSAAPYDTYFEVSPQLNVSGDRYSYTFTSPVDTTQGQVGFQVGGNADPFTFCMDDVSLLGGVPPEVYEPDTGPRVRVNQVAYLPAGPKNATLVTDAAAKLPWQLKNASGAVVAHGQSTPRGLDASSGQRVHSIDFGAYRKRGTGFTLVVDGETSRPFDIDPAAYERLRLDSLKYYYTQRSGTPIRDDLRPGYGRAAGHVDVAPNQGDGDVPCQPGVCDYRLDVTGGWYDAGDHGKYVVNGGISTWEVLSTYERALHARTGKAGKLGDGSLNIPESGNKVPDLLDEVRWELDFLLKMQVPKGKPLAGMAHHKIHDEQWTGLPLMPADDPQKRELHPPSTAATLNLAATAAQAARLYRPYDPAFAARALRAARTAWTAALEHPAVYASESDGIGGGTYADNNVTDEFYWAAAQLYLTTGEKAFRDHVLASPVHTADIFGPIGFDWARTAAAGRLDLATVPNRLPGRDKVRQSVLKAADRYLATLKAHPYGMPYAPENNLYDWGSNHQILNNAVVVATAYDISGASKYREGALQSMDYLFGRNALNISYITGYGEVDARNQHSRWYAHQLDPDQPNPPAGTLAGGPNSGIQDPFAQSKLQGCVGQFCYIDDIQSWSTNEHTINWNAALARMASFVADQV, from the coding sequence GTGAAACGACGCAGAACCACCCTGCTCGCCCTGACGACCCTCCTCGCGGCCGCGCTCACCGCGCTGCCCGGCGGCCCCGCCCAGGCCGACGAGGTCGAACAGGTCAAGAACGGCACCTTCGACACCACCACCGCCCCCTGGTGGACGACCGCCAACGTCACCGCCGGCCTCACCGACGGCCGCCTCTGCGCCGAGATCCCCGGCGGCACCACCAACCGCTGGGACGCCGCCGTCGGCCAGAACGACATCACCCTGGTCAAGGGCGAGTCGTACCGCTTCAGCTTCTCCGCCTCCGGCACGCCCCAGGGCAACGTCCTGCGGGCCATCGTCGGCCTGTCGGCGGCCCCCTACGACACCTACTTCGAGGTCAGCCCGCAGCTGAACGTCTCGGGCGACCGCTACTCGTACACCTTCACCTCGCCCGTCGACACCACACAGGGCCAGGTGGGCTTCCAGGTCGGCGGCAACGCGGACCCGTTCACCTTCTGCATGGACGACGTGTCGCTGCTCGGCGGGGTGCCGCCGGAGGTGTACGAGCCCGACACCGGGCCCCGGGTGCGGGTCAACCAGGTCGCCTATCTGCCCGCCGGACCGAAGAACGCCACCCTGGTGACCGACGCCGCCGCGAAGCTGCCCTGGCAGTTGAAGAACGCCTCGGGCGCCGTGGTCGCCCACGGGCAGAGCACCCCGCGCGGCCTCGACGCCTCCTCCGGGCAGCGCGTCCACTCGATCGACTTCGGCGCCTACCGCAAGCGCGGCACCGGCTTCACCCTGGTCGTCGACGGCGAGACCAGCCGCCCGTTCGACATCGACCCGGCCGCCTACGAACGCCTGCGCCTGGACTCGTTGAAGTACTACTACACGCAGCGCAGCGGCACCCCGATCCGCGACGACCTGCGCCCCGGCTACGGCCGCGCCGCCGGCCACGTCGACGTGGCGCCCAACCAGGGCGACGGCGACGTGCCCTGCCAGCCGGGTGTCTGCGACTACCGGCTCGACGTCACCGGCGGCTGGTACGACGCCGGCGACCACGGCAAGTACGTCGTCAACGGCGGCATCTCCACCTGGGAGGTGCTGAGCACCTACGAACGCGCGCTGCACGCCCGTACGGGTAAGGCCGGCAAGCTCGGCGACGGCTCGCTGAACATCCCGGAGAGCGGCAACAAGGTGCCCGACCTGCTGGACGAGGTCCGCTGGGAGCTGGACTTCCTGCTCAAGATGCAGGTGCCGAAGGGCAAGCCCCTCGCGGGCATGGCCCACCACAAGATCCACGACGAGCAGTGGACCGGTCTGCCGCTGATGCCCGCCGACGACCCGCAGAAGCGCGAACTGCATCCGCCGAGCACCGCCGCGACCCTGAACCTGGCGGCCACCGCCGCACAGGCGGCCCGCCTGTACCGCCCCTATGACCCCGCGTTCGCGGCCAGGGCGCTGAGGGCGGCCCGCACGGCGTGGACGGCGGCCCTGGAGCACCCGGCCGTGTACGCCTCCGAGAGCGACGGCATCGGCGGGGGCACCTACGCCGACAACAACGTCACCGACGAGTTCTACTGGGCGGCCGCCCAGTTGTACCTCACCACCGGTGAGAAGGCGTTCCGGGACCACGTCCTCGCCTCACCCGTGCACACCGCCGACATCTTCGGACCCATCGGCTTCGACTGGGCCCGCACGGCCGCCGCGGGCCGCCTCGACCTCGCGACCGTGCCGAACAGGCTGCCGGGCCGTGACAAGGTCCGCCAGTCCGTTCTCAAGGCCGCCGACCGCTACCTGGCCACACTGAAGGCCCACCCGTACGGCATGCCGTACGCGCCGGAGAACAACCTCTACGACTGGGGCTCCAACCACCAGATCCTCAACAACGCGGTCGTCGTCGCCACGGCCTACGACATCAGCGGTGCGTCCAAGTACCGTGAGGGCGCGCTCCAGAGCATGGACTACCTCTTCGGCCGCAACGCCCTCAACATCTCCTACATCACCGGTTACGGCGAGGTCGACGCCCGCAACCAGCACAGCCGCTGGTACGCCCATCAGCTCGACCCGGACCAGCCCAACCCGCCGGCCGGCACCCTCGCGGGCGGCCCGAACTCGGGCATCCAGGACCCCTTCGCGCAGAGCAAACTCCAGGGTTGCGTCGGCCAGTTCTGCTACATCGACGACATCCAGTCCTGGTCGACCAACGAACACACGATCAACTGGAACGCGGCGCTGGCCCGTATGGCGTCGTTCGTCGCAGACCAGGTCTGA